One stretch of Arachis hypogaea cultivar Tifrunner chromosome 20, arahy.Tifrunner.gnm2.J5K5, whole genome shotgun sequence DNA includes these proteins:
- the LOC112786631 gene encoding serine/threonine-protein kinase SAPK2 isoform X2, translated as MEERYDIIKDIGSGNYGVAKLVKDKRSGALYAVKFIHRGHKVLCTPTHLAIVMEYAAGGELFERICNAGRFSEDEARYFFQQLISGVSYCHSMEICHRDLKLENTLLDESSAPRLKICDFGYSKSSVLHSQPKSTVGTPAYIAPEVLSRREYDGKVADVWSCGVTLYVMLVGGYPFEDSDDPRNFKETLKRILNAHYFIPNYVRVSKDCGHLLSQIFVANPEKRITIPEVKMHPWYLNNLPEELMDQRGCELQNIGVDDDDDSSCQSIESILSIIQEARNLGVGKKLSGQFVAGDIDLDDMDAEIDDIENGGDDFVCAL; from the exons ATGGAAGAACGGTATGATATTATCAAAGATATTGGGTCTGGCAACTATGGCGTTGCAAAGCTTGTTAAGGACAAACGCAGCGGTGCTCTCTATGCTGTTAAGTTCATTCACAGAGGCCATAAG GTATTGTGTACTCCAACTCATCTAGCCATAGTGATGGAATATGCCGCCGGGGGAGAACTATTTGAAAGAATATGCAATGCTGGAAGATTCAGTGAGGACGAG GCGAGATATTTCTTCCAGCAATTGATTTCAGGAGTTAGCTATTGCCATTCAATG GAAATATGCCATAGGGATCTTAAGCTGGAAAACACACTTTTAGATGAAAGCTCAGCACCACGACTTAAAATATGCGACTTTGGTTACTCAAAG tcATCGGTTTTGCACTCACAACCTAAATCTACGGTGGGAACGCCAGCTTATATTGCACCGGAAGTATTATCAAGAAGAGAATACGATGGAAAG GTTGCTGATGTTTGGTCCTGCGGAGTAACCTTATATGTGATGCTAGTGGGCGGTTATCCTTTTGAAGATTCGGATGATCCACGAAACTTCAAAGAAACTCTTAAG AGAATTCTCAATGCCCACTATTTTATTCCAAACTATGTTCGTGTCTCAAAGGATTGTGGACACCTTCTATCTCAAATATTTGTAGCAAACCCAGAAAAG AGAATAACCATACCTGAAGTTAAAATGCACCCGTGGTACCTAAATAACTTGCCAGAGGAATTGATGGACCAAAGGGGATGCGAGTTGCAAAATATTGgtgtggatgatgatgatgattcatCATGTCAAAGCATTGAGTCAATACTTTCAATAATTCAAGAGGCTAGAAATTTAGGAGTGGGAAAAAAACTCAGTGGACAATTTGTTGCGGGTGACATTGATCTTGATGACATGGATGCTGAAATTGATGATATTGAAAATGGTGGCGATGATTTTGTATGTGCATTGTGA
- the LOC112786631 gene encoding serine/threonine-protein kinase SAPK2 isoform X1, producing the protein MEERYDIIKDIGSGNYGVAKLVKDKRSGALYAVKFIHRGHKIDEHVQREIINHRSLKHPNIIRFKEVLCTPTHLAIVMEYAAGGELFERICNAGRFSEDEARYFFQQLISGVSYCHSMEICHRDLKLENTLLDESSAPRLKICDFGYSKSSVLHSQPKSTVGTPAYIAPEVLSRREYDGKVADVWSCGVTLYVMLVGGYPFEDSDDPRNFKETLKRILNAHYFIPNYVRVSKDCGHLLSQIFVANPEKRITIPEVKMHPWYLNNLPEELMDQRGCELQNIGVDDDDDSSCQSIESILSIIQEARNLGVGKKLSGQFVAGDIDLDDMDAEIDDIENGGDDFVCAL; encoded by the exons ATGGAAGAACGGTATGATATTATCAAAGATATTGGGTCTGGCAACTATGGCGTTGCAAAGCTTGTTAAGGACAAACGCAGCGGTGCTCTCTATGCTGTTAAGTTCATTCACAGAGGCCATAAG ATTGATGAGCATGTGCAAAGAGAGATTATAAATCATAGGTCCTTAAAACATCCCAATATCATTAGATTTAAGGag GTATTGTGTACTCCAACTCATCTAGCCATAGTGATGGAATATGCCGCCGGGGGAGAACTATTTGAAAGAATATGCAATGCTGGAAGATTCAGTGAGGACGAG GCGAGATATTTCTTCCAGCAATTGATTTCAGGAGTTAGCTATTGCCATTCAATG GAAATATGCCATAGGGATCTTAAGCTGGAAAACACACTTTTAGATGAAAGCTCAGCACCACGACTTAAAATATGCGACTTTGGTTACTCAAAG tcATCGGTTTTGCACTCACAACCTAAATCTACGGTGGGAACGCCAGCTTATATTGCACCGGAAGTATTATCAAGAAGAGAATACGATGGAAAG GTTGCTGATGTTTGGTCCTGCGGAGTAACCTTATATGTGATGCTAGTGGGCGGTTATCCTTTTGAAGATTCGGATGATCCACGAAACTTCAAAGAAACTCTTAAG AGAATTCTCAATGCCCACTATTTTATTCCAAACTATGTTCGTGTCTCAAAGGATTGTGGACACCTTCTATCTCAAATATTTGTAGCAAACCCAGAAAAG AGAATAACCATACCTGAAGTTAAAATGCACCCGTGGTACCTAAATAACTTGCCAGAGGAATTGATGGACCAAAGGGGATGCGAGTTGCAAAATATTGgtgtggatgatgatgatgattcatCATGTCAAAGCATTGAGTCAATACTTTCAATAATTCAAGAGGCTAGAAATTTAGGAGTGGGAAAAAAACTCAGTGGACAATTTGTTGCGGGTGACATTGATCTTGATGACATGGATGCTGAAATTGATGATATTGAAAATGGTGGCGATGATTTTGTATGTGCATTGTGA
- the LOC112786631 gene encoding serine/threonine-protein kinase SAPK1 isoform X3, which yields MEERYDIIKDIGSGNYGVAKLVKDKRSGALYAVKFIHRGHKIDEHVQREIINHRSLKHPNIIRFKEVLCTPTHLAIVMEYAAGGELFERICNAGRFSEDEARYFFQQLISGVSYCHSMEICHRDLKLENTLLDESSAPRLKICDFGYSKSSVLHSQPKSTVGTPAYIAPEVLSRREYDGKVADVWSCGVTLYVMLVGGYPFEDSDDPRNFKETLKSLTKNINYFHNIFHQMQDQYKLKCGQVIVSTICITTLRIS from the exons ATGGAAGAACGGTATGATATTATCAAAGATATTGGGTCTGGCAACTATGGCGTTGCAAAGCTTGTTAAGGACAAACGCAGCGGTGCTCTCTATGCTGTTAAGTTCATTCACAGAGGCCATAAG ATTGATGAGCATGTGCAAAGAGAGATTATAAATCATAGGTCCTTAAAACATCCCAATATCATTAGATTTAAGGag GTATTGTGTACTCCAACTCATCTAGCCATAGTGATGGAATATGCCGCCGGGGGAGAACTATTTGAAAGAATATGCAATGCTGGAAGATTCAGTGAGGACGAG GCGAGATATTTCTTCCAGCAATTGATTTCAGGAGTTAGCTATTGCCATTCAATG GAAATATGCCATAGGGATCTTAAGCTGGAAAACACACTTTTAGATGAAAGCTCAGCACCACGACTTAAAATATGCGACTTTGGTTACTCAAAG tcATCGGTTTTGCACTCACAACCTAAATCTACGGTGGGAACGCCAGCTTATATTGCACCGGAAGTATTATCAAGAAGAGAATACGATGGAAAG GTTGCTGATGTTTGGTCCTGCGGAGTAACCTTATATGTGATGCTAGTGGGCGGTTATCCTTTTGAAGATTCGGATGATCCACGAAACTTCAAAGAAACTCTTAAG AGCTTGACAAAGAACATCAATTATTTCCATAATATCTTTCATCAAATGCAAGATCAATACAAACTCAAATGTGGTCAGGTTATTGTAAGCACTATCTGCATCACCACGCTGAGAATAAGTTGA